In a genomic window of Festucalex cinctus isolate MCC-2025b chromosome 11, RoL_Fcin_1.0, whole genome shotgun sequence:
- the LOC144030391 gene encoding trace amine-associated receptor 4-like, producing the protein MMKMMDQAELCFPLLVNTSCRRMQHPRPATVLTYMLLPAISLITVTLNLLVIISISHFKQLKTPTNLILLSLATSDFLVGFLMVFQFFSFEGCWLFGDLGCAIYYLLNYIITSASIGSMVLISIDRYVAICDPLHYPVKITQKRVKIGILLCWSISLVFQFVCFMDALKKPGRYNTCVGKCEIVVSYVAAMIDLFVSFIGPLTVIVLLYTRVFVVAVSHARAVRFHVGVVTLQRSQGLPARSSELKAARTLGVVVVVFIVCIMPYFCVTISGQYILLNASSAFILIYLFFFNSCLNPLIYALFYPWFRRSIKLIVTLQILRPDSSQANLL; encoded by the exons atgatgaagatgatggacCAAGCCGAGCTGTGCTTCCCGCTGCTCGTCAACACTTCCTGCAGGAGGATGCAACATCCTCGCCCTGCCACCGTTCTCACCTACATGCTGCTGCCCGCCATCTCTCTCATCACCGTCACTCTTAACCTGCTGGTCATCATCTCCATCTCTCACTTCAA GCAACTGAAGACCCCCACAAACCTGATCCTGCTTTCTCTGGCCACCTCTGACTTCTTGGTGGGCTTTCTCAtggtttttcagtttttttcttttgaaggttgtTGGTTGTTTGGCGACTTGGGGTGCGCTATATACTATCTTCTGAATTACATTATAACATCTGCCTCAATAGGAAGCATGGTGCTCATATCAATCGATCGCTACGTGGCTATATGTGACCCTCTGCATTACCCCGTCAAGATCACCCAAAAGAGAGTAAAAATCGGCATTTTGTTATGCTGGTCTATTTCTTTGGTTTTCcagtttgtgtgttttatgGACGCTCTAAAAAAGCCTGGCAGGTACAACACCTGTGTAGGCAAATGTGAGATTGTGGTCAGTTATGTTGCAGCTATGATTGACCTCTTTGTTTCCTTCATAGGCCCGCTCACTGTCATTGTGCTTCTGTACACGAGAGTGTTTGTGGTGGCTGTTTCTCATGCGCGGGCTGTGCGCTTCCACGTGGGAGTTGTCACATTGCAGCGCTCGCAGGGATTGCCTGCCAGGAGTTCTGAGCTGAAGGCAGCCAGGACCCTCggcgtggtggtggtggtgtttaTTGTGTGCATCATGCCCTATTTCTGCGTCACCATCTCGGGCCAGTACATTTTGCTCAATGCGTCTTCAGCCTTTATCCTCATCTACTTGTTTTTCTTCAATTCCTGCTTGAATCCGTTAATCTATGCCCTTTTCTATCCGTGGTTCAGAAGGTCCATCAAGCTAATTGTGACACTGCAGATTCTGCGGCCTGACTCCAGCCAGGCTAACCTACTGTAG
- the LOC144030380 gene encoding trace amine-associated receptor 4-like: MMAMPEQAALCFPLLVNTSCIRTTRPPSVAALSYMLLSAIILITFTLNLLVIISISHFKQLRTPTNLLLLSLAASDFLVGFLMLFQLFLLDGCWFFGDVMCVVYYILDYVITSASIGSMVLISVDRYVAICDPLHYPIKVTQIRVQICVFLCWSASLVFHCLCFFDALKQPGKFNTCVGECVIVVTYAVGMTDLFFSFIGPLTVIVVLYMRVFVVAVSKVRAMRSHVGIVTLRGTTVKSSELKAARTLGVVVVVFIACIMPYFCIAISGQDVALNASSSAFIICLFYFNSCLNPLIYAIFYPWFRKSIKLIVTLQILKPDSSQARIM; this comes from the exons ATGATGGCGATGCCGGAGCAAGCCGCACTGTGTTTCCCTTTGCTCGTCAACACTTCCTGCATAAGGACGACGCGTCCTCCCTCCGTCGCCGCTCTCTCCTACATGCTGCTGTCAGCAATCATTCTCATCACCTTCACGCTGAACCTGCTGGTCATCATTTCCATCTCTCACTTCAA gcaACTGCGTACTCCCACAAATCTGCTGCTGCTTTCGCTGGCCGCCTCGGACTTCTTAGTGGGCTTCCTCATGTTGTTTCAGCTTTTCCTTCTTGATGGTTGTTGGTTTTTTGGTGACGTGATGTGTGTTGTGTATTACATCCTGGATTACGTGATTACGTCTGCCTCCATAGGAAGCATGGTGCTCATATCAGTCGACCGCTATGTGGCTATCTGTGACCCTCTCCATTATCCCATTAAAGTCACTCAAATAAGAgttcaaatttgtgtttttctgtGTTGGTCTGCTTCCTTAGTGTTCCACTGTCTTTGCTTTTTTGACGCTCTGAAGCAACCAGGCAAGTTCAATACTTGTGTAGGTGAGTGCGTGATTGTGGTCACGTACGCTGTAGGAATGACAGACCTCTTTTTCTCCTTCATTGGCCCACTCACTGTCATTGTGGTACTGTATATGAGAGTGTTTGTGGTGGCTGTGTCTAAAGTGCGCGCCATGCGCTCCCACGTGGGGATCGTGACATTGCGCGGCACAACTGTAAAAAGTTCTGAGCTGAAGGCAGCCAGGACCTtgggtgtggtggtggtggtttttATTGCGTGCATCATGCCATATTTCTGCATTGCCATCTCAGGCCAGGATGTTGCACTCAATGCGTCCTCTTCAGCCTTTATCATCTGCTTGTTCTACTTCAACTCCTGTTTGAACCCGCTTATTTATGCTATTTTCTATCCGTGGTTCAGAAAGTCCATCAAACTCATTGTGACACTGCAGATTCTGAAGCCCGATTCCAGCCAGGCCAGAATAATGTAG
- the LOC144030201 gene encoding trace amine-associated receptor 13c-like: protein MMKMMDQAELCFPLLVNTSCRRMQHPRPATVLTYMLLPAISLITVTLNLLVIISISHFKQLKTPTNLILLSLATSDFLVGFLMLFQFFSFEDCWLFGDLVCAIIHLLNFIVTSVSIGSMVLISIDRYVAICDPLRYPVKITQKRVKIGILLCWSISLVFHSVCFMDTLKKPGRYNTCVGKCEIMVNYVAGMIDLFVSFIGPLTVIVLLYTRVFVVAVSHARAVRFHVGVVTLQRSQGLPARSSELKAARTLGVVVVVFIVCILPYSCVNISGQYILLNASSAFILIYLFFFNSCLNPLIYALFYPWFRRSIKLIVTLQILRPDSSQANLL, encoded by the exons atgatgaagatgatggacCAAGCCGAGCTGTGCTTCCCGCTGCTCGTCAACACTTCCTGCAGGAGGATGCAACATCCTCGCCCTGCCACCGTTCTCACCTACATGCTGCTGCCCGCCATCTCTCTCATCACCGTCACTCTTAACCTGCTGGTCATCATCTCCATCTCTCACTTCAA GCAACTGAAGACCCCCACAAACCTGATCCTGCTTTCTCTGGCCACCTCTGACTTCTTGGTGGGCTTTCTCATGTTGTTTCAGTTTTTCTCTTTTGAAGATTGTTGGTTGTTTGGTGACCTTGTGTGCGCTATAATACATCTTCTGAATTTCATAGTAACGTCTGTCTCAATAGGAAGCATGGTGCTCATATCAATCGACCGCTACGTGGCTATATGTGACCCTCTGCGTTACCCCGTCAAGATCACCCAAAAGAGAGTAAAAATCGGCATTTTGTTATGCTGGTCTATTTCTTTGGTTTTCCACTCTGTGTGTTTTATGGACACTCTAAAAAAGCCAGGCAGGTACAACACCTGTGTAGGCAAATGTGAAATTATGGTCAATTATGTTGCAGGTATGATTGACCTCTTTGTTTCCTTCATAGGCCCGCTCACTGTCATTGTGCTTCTGTACACGAGAGTGTTTGTGGTGGCTGTTTCTCATGCACGGGCTGTGCGCTTCCACGTGGGAGTTGTCACATTGCAGCGCTCGCAGGGATTGCCTGCCAGGAGTTCTGAGCTGAAGGCAGCCAGGACCCTCggcgtggtggtggtggtgtttaTTGTGTGCATCTTGCCTTATTCCTGCGTCAACATCTCGGGCCAGTACATTTTGCTCAATGCGTCTTCAGCTTTTATCCTCATCTACTTGTTTTTCTTCAATTCCTGCTTGAATCCGTTAATCTATGCCCTTTTCTATCCGTGGTTCAGAAGGTCCATCAAGCTCATTGTGACACTGCAGATTCTGCGGCCTGACTCCAGCCAGGCTAACCTACTGTAG
- the LOC144030442 gene encoding trace amine-associated receptor 13c-like yields MMETPMEAELCFPLLVNASCSKTQHSQPIAAYLLLSAISLITVTLNLLVIISIFHFKQLHTPTNLLLLSLAISDFLVGFLMLFQISLLGGCWFFGDLMCVVYYIVDHSVTSASIGSMVIISVDRYMAICDPLRYAVKVTKTRVDISVFICWSSSFVFHSLCSIDALKQPGRFNTCVGECVIVVTYAVGMTDLFLSFMGPIAVIVVLYLQVFIVAVSHARAMRSRVGNEGLHGATKSSELKAARTLGVVMVVFIACVMPYFCVVISAQDVALNASSATIIICLFYFNSCLNPLIYAIFYPWFRKSIKLIVTLQILKPGSHQANMM; encoded by the exons ATGATGGAAACCCCGATGGAGGCCGAGCTGTGCTTCCCACTGCTCGTCAACGCTTCCTGCAGCAAGACGCAGCATTCTCAACCGATCGCCGCCTACTTGCTACTGTCGGCCATCTCGCTGATCACCGTCACTCTAAACCTGCTCGTCATCATCTCCATCTTTCACTTTAA GCAGCTGCACACCCCAACCAACCTCCTGCTGCTTTCTCTGGCAATCTCAGATTTCTTGGTGGGTTTCCTTATGTTGTTTCAGATTTCCCTTCTTGGAGGTTGCTGGTTCTTCGGTGACTTGatgtgtgttgtgtattatatcGTGGATCACTCTGTCACATCCGCCTCAATAGGAAGCATGGTGATCATATCAGTCGACCGCTACATGGCGATCTGCGACCCTCTGCGTTACGCCGTCAAGGTCACAAAAACCAGGGTGGATATCTCGGTTTTTATATGTTGGTCATCATCATTTGTCTTCCACAGTTTGTGTTCCATCGACGCTCTGAAGCAACCGGGAAGGTTCAACACCTGTGTAGGCGAGTGTGTGATTGTGGTCACGTACGCTGTCGGAATGACAGACCTCTTTCTCTCCTTCATGGGCCCGATCGCTGTCATTGTTGTTCTGTACTTGCAAGTGTTTATAGTGGCCGTGTCTCATGCACGGGCCATGCGCTCCCGTGTGGGCAACGAAGGATTGCACGGCGCGACCAAAAGTTCAGAACTGAAGGCAGCCAGGACCCTCGGCGTGGTTATGGTGGTGTTTATTGCATGCGTCATGCCGTATTTCTGTGTCGTCATCTCGGCTCAGGATGTTGCGCTCAATGCGTCCTCTGCAACCATTATCATCTGCTTGTTCTACTTCAACTCTTGTCTGAATCCGCTCATCTATGCTATTTTCTATCCCTGGTTCAGAAAATCAATTAAGCTGATTGTGACACTGCAGATTCTGAAGCCCGGCTCTCATCAGGCCAACATGATGTAA
- the LOC144031032 gene encoding uncharacterized protein LOC144031032 codes for MASQLERRRGKRRNWKKRAEELEGCLETWMETMWIQLQLPNQQHDNSETLVGGFVGQNGSLSDLKHLEGTKISFEDERSDWSPYELHLAQLFCSMASQLERQRGKRRNWKKRAEDLEGCLETWMETMWIQLQLPNQQHDDSETLVGGSLSSDGMKTNEKKEPRKEEKEKNKKERAAKEKKERKEEKKREAKDKKERKEHERKLKKEKKEREEKEKKERKEHEKKRKEAKEGV; via the exons ATGGCCTCACAGCTCGAGAGGCGGCGAGGAAAGCGCCGAAATTGGAAGAAAAGAGCCGAGGAGCTTGAGGGCTGTCTGGAGACCTGGATGGAGACCATGTGGATCCAGCTGCAACTCCCCAACCAACAACACGACAACAGCGAGACCCTCGTCGGAGGCTTCGTGGGACAAAACGGCAGCTTATCG GATTTGAAACATCTTGAAGGTACAAAGATATCTTTTGAGGATGAGAGGAGTGACTGGAGCCCATACGAGCTGCACCTGGCGCAGCTGTTCTGCTCCATGGCCTCACAGCTCGAGAGGCAGCGAGGAAAGCGCCGAAATTGGAAGAAAAGAGCCGAGGATCTTGAGGGCTGTCTGGAGACCTGGATGGAGACCATGTGGATCCAGCTGCAACTCCCCAACCAACAACACGATGACAGCGAGACCCTCGTCGGAGGCAGCTTATCG AGTGACGGCATGAAgacaaatgaaaagaaagagccaagaaaagaagagaaagaaaagaacaagAAGGAGCGTGCCGCcaaagagaagaaagaaaggaaggaagagaAGAAGCGTGAGGccaaagacaaaaaagaaaggaaagagcACGAGAGGAAACTAAAGAAGGAAAAGAAGGAGCGtgaggagaaggagaaaaaagaaaggaaggaacatgagaaaaaaagaaaagaagcaaaAGAAGGAGTGtga